Proteins from one Triticum aestivum cultivar Chinese Spring chromosome 7A, IWGSC CS RefSeq v2.1, whole genome shotgun sequence genomic window:
- the LOC123152740 gene encoding leucine-rich repeat receptor-like serine/threonine-protein kinase At1g17230 — translation MPGSRWFQRISRPVAPPPPIEYNDQGIVDSLTENNQRSMWASRRIGEDQQLYVVHVQGAAGIGLPTTLLVKKFQNANPALLVDDNVKNRCKLEMTLLASISHDNIINVLHFIQREDAIMLVYEYPVNGSLDYWLHRREGGEQPLSWPQTIAIAIGLAQGLCHLHHRCNRPIVHHNINSENILLDQNFKAVIASFGIAQMNIAGLNQPLPIGDIPVGNFGYAAPEYGVAASQLTEKVDIYSFGVLLLELVTGKLANGADGLLAIWAQDNCNELMANHLKMFKIVVDKGIPDQARYMEEMAAVFRLGVDCTVGDPKQRPSMQIALKRLCRSRGRGPFRGLLIL, via the exons ATGCCCGGATCACGGTGGTTCCAGCGCATCAGCCGTCCTGTGGCGCCACCACCGCCTATCGAGTACAACGATCAAGGCATAGTCGACAGCCTCACTGAAAATAACCAGAGAAGCATGTGGGCTAGCAGAAGGATAGGGGAGGACCAACAACTGTACGTAGTCCACGTGCAGGGAGCCGCTGGCATCGGTCTCCCGACTACGCTGCTGGTCAAGAAGTTCCAGAATGCAAACCCAGCACTACTAGTGGATGACAATGTCAAGAACCGCTGCAAGTTGGAGATGACTCTGTTAGCCAGCATCTCTCATGACAACATCATCAATGTGCTACACTTCATCCAGAGGGAAGACGCGATCATGCTCGTCTACGAGTACCCCGTGAATGGCAGCCTTGACTACTGGCTGCACCGGCGGGAGGGGGGCGAGCAGCCACTGAGCTGGCCGCAGACGATTGCCATCGCCATCGGCTTGGCCCAAGGGCTCTGCCACTTGCATCACCGATGCAACAGACCGATTGTCCACCACAACATCAACTCTGAAAACATCTTGCTTGATCAGAATTTCAAGGCCGTGATAGCCAGCTTTGGCATTGCGCAGATGAACATTGCCGGGCTTAACCAACCATTGCCGATCGGGGACATTCCAGTTGGTAACTTTGGGTATGCAGCTCCAG AGTATGGTGTCGCGGCAAGCCAGCTGACGGAGAAGGTAGACATTTACAGCTTCggtgtgctgctgctggagctagtCACAGGGAAGTTGGCCAATGGAGCAGATGGTCTATTGGCGATTTGGGCTCAGGACAACTGCAATGAATTGATGGCAAACCATCTGAAAATGTTCAAGATTGTCGTGGACAAGGGCATCCCTGATCAAGCGCGGTACATGGAGGAGATGGCGGCCGTGTTCAGGCTGGGTGTGGATTGTACCGTTGGAGATCCGAAGCAAAGGCCGTCCATGCAGATAGCTCTCAAACGACTGTGCCGCAGCCGTGGGCGTGGCCCATTCCGTGGCCTCCTCATCCTGTAA